The Nerophis lumbriciformis linkage group LG36, RoL_Nlum_v2.1, whole genome shotgun sequence DNA window aaatacacattatacacaacataaacacagttcaattatatacacagtaaaggcatgtgaaatatccttatacgcgtgttaaaccattgtaccaatttatatactatatacaaacaattatacttccattattatttatatcccacatttagtattttaattaacattgatcatagtattaactactgtgttgatttaagagtgatatatttttccaagacattggtcttaaagtgttttttaaatgtgtgaatggacctggaacattttaaggaatcatccaagctgttccacagttgaacccccctgacagaaacacatctactttttaagctcgttcttatcttagctttctggaagacagctgaacctctgaggtcatagggattctctctgggtttgaacctctcctgtagacaccgaggcagcatgtggttatgagctttgtacgtcacaatagcagtgttgaggtcaacaagatcgtgcagttttaatgtttttaatttaataaacagagcattggtatggtcattataatctgcataatttacaattctaatcgctttcttttgaagtaagaacatagagttgatgtttgttttgtaattgttaccccagatttcaacacaataattaagataagggagtacgaaagaattatataacatattaagagccttttgatttacggagtttttgattttatgtaacatagcaatattttttgccatctttgtcttaagtatatttatgtacagtttccaatttaatttatcatctatatagattcccaaaaatgttgttgaattttagcgtgtggtgtttggatcttagtagaccaGGCCCTATGTTTTTTGCAACCATAAGAGGGTCAATTTAGTGCCATTAACAGTGGCAGTACAGCTGTAGAGAGGGTCaactcagcaccatggacagtggCAGTGCGGCTGCGGCGAGGGTcaattcagcaccatggacagtggCGGTGCAGCTGCAGAGAGCAGTGTGTGTCCTACTTTTGAATCCTCCATCCTCATTGAAGTTTAAACCCTTTGCTGGCTGCAAATAAGTGATTCgtcacataatatatgtttttattatatctACACATGCTGATATTTGAAATCTAATTCGTATTCATACTATTTAACGTTAGTACTACTTTATTACCTACCATAACTGGATGCTGCTTTGTttttatagtgttttttttatttttttatttggctTCTTGGTGTAGTTTCTATTTTTCATCTCACAGGGGCGCTGTTGGCATATAAACTGAGATTCAAATGCATGGAGGGGGTGTTTTTTTCTGTTCTTTGTCCTGCCCTGTGTTGGCCATTGCAGAGATTTAACAGTCATAGCTGGTGAGGCGAACAGTGAGGACTGACTATTTTATTGAAATTGTTCGTTGATTGCATTCGGATTATTGGATTATAATTtctggaggggggaaaaaaaaggacaCCCGGACTAAACAATGAGACGGCAAGTACTGTTGTTCCTCTCGGCTTTGTGCCTTTCATATGTGCTCGGCCAGGTCAGCTATTCCATCCCTGAAGAAATGTCCAAAGGTTCCGTGGTTGGTAACGTAGTGCATGATTTAGGTCTAGATCTTAAGAGGATGAGATCTGGCAAGGCTCGTGTTTATACCGGCCGCAGTGTGGAGTACATTGGCCTGAATAGAGAAAGAGGAGTCCTGCTTGTACAAGAGAGGATAGACAGGGAGGCTTTGTGTGGAGAGAGCACGCCGTGTGCTTTGCATTTCCAGCTCATTTTGGAGAATCCAATGGAGCTGTTCCGTGTCACAGTGGAGATCACTGACATAAACGACAACACGCCCAGTTTTACCAACGCTGAAAAGCGTGTTGAAATCAGTGAGTCTGCCGTCATAGGATCCAAATTCATACTAGAGAAAGCGATCGATTTGGACATCGGCATGAACGGCTTACAGCAATACACACTCACCCCCGCTGACAACTTTGCCTTGAAATTAGAGAATGAGGCTGATGGAAGTAAGAAGGTAGAAATGGTGCTGCAGAAGCCTCTCGATCGAGAAAAGCAGAATGATATAAGACTTTTGCTCACTGCTAGTGATGGAGGCGAGCCGCGCCTGTCAGGCACCGTGCAGATATTAGTCCATGTACTCGATGTGAACGACAATGCACCCACTTTCGAAAAACGTATTTATAAAGCAAAATTGTTTGAAAATGCTGCCAAGGGAACAAGTGTAACAACTGTGAGTGCTTCTGATAAGGACATTGGCGCAAATGGAGACGTATCATATCTAATATCTCCAAGCAAACGCTTTTTAGCGGATATTTTTAATATTAACTCCCAAACAGGCGTGATCACCCTCGTAGGTGACATAGATCATGAAAAGGTGACGTCCTATCAAATAGACGTGGAAGTGGTCGACACGGGAGGTCTGTCTGACTCATCCAAGGTGGTGGTTGACGTCATCGATGTGAACGACAACAGCCCTCACATTAATATTGTTTCGAAATCAGACTCAATATTAGAAGACTCGCCTCCTAACACTGTTATTGCAATGTTAAGTGTGAACGATCCAGAttctgaaaataatggaaaggtGGAGTGTGTCATTGAGGATAACACTCCCTTTAAAATACAATCTTCATTGAATGGATTTTATACTTTGGTTACAGAGGTAGATTTAGACAAAGAGATATCTAGTGAGTATAACATCACAGTGATGTGCTCTGATGAGGGAGTGCCCTCCCTCTCCAGCAGCGTCACTCTCACCTTACACATCTCAGATGTGAATGACAACGCACCTGTCTTTGAGAGAAGCTCTTACGAGGCCTCCATTGTAGAAAACAACACTCCAGGTCTTTCTATATTCACAGTGAAAGCCAGAGATGCTGACTGGAACCAGAACGCTCGTCTCTCTTACATGCTGGAGGACTCCTCTGTTAACGGAGTTCCAGTCTCCTCATATGTGTCTGTTAGTGCTGATAGTGGAGTCATCCATGCAGTGCGCTCTTTTGACTACGAGCACCTGAAAGAGTTTAATTTCCGCGTCAGAGCTCAGGATGGAGGTTCTCCTCCTCTCAGCAGCAACGTGAGCGTCCGCATCCTGATCCAGGACCAGAACGACAACGCCCCCCAGGTCCTGTACCCGGTCCAGACGGGTGGCTCGGTGCTGGCTGAAATGGTGCCTCGTTCAGCAGATGTGGGCTATCTGGTGACTAAAGTGGTGGCTGTGGATGTGGACTCTGGACAGAACGCCTGGCTCTCCTATAAAGTGCACAAAGCCACAGACAGGGCGCTGTTTGAAGTGGGCCTACACAATGGAGAAATAAGAACTGTCCGCCAAGTCACTGATAAAGATGCCGTCAAACAAAGACTGAGTGTTCTAGTGGAGGACAACGGGCAGCCCTCTCGTTCAGCTACAGTCATTGTTAACGTGGCGGTGGCGGACAGCTTCCCTGAAGTGCTGTCAGAGTTCACTGACTTTAGCATGCACGACAAGGAGTACAATGACAAGCTGACTTTTTACTTAGTCTTGGCTTTGGCTGTGGTCTCCTTCCTCTTCATCACCTGCTTGCTGCTCATCATATCAGTCAAAGTGTACAGGTGGAGACAGTCTCGCGTCCTGTACCACTCCAACCTCCCGGTCATTCCATATTATCCACCACGTTACTCAGACACTTTGGGGACAGGGACTCTCCAACACGTGTACAATTACGAGGTGTGCAGGACCACCGACTCCAGGAAAAGTGACTTTAAGTTGGACAGAGCTGCTAGTCACAACGTGCTGGTGATGGACCCCAGTTCTACAGGAACCATGCAGAAGATACACAGTGAAAGGAACATCCTGGATGAACTTGACTCTCCTTTGGAGGTTGGTcactaaaaatatgtttcttttgTCAAGCTTTCACTAtttttgtgtgcgtgtgcgtgtgcttgTGGATGTGCTTTGTTTTGGTTTCTCTGCCCTAATAAGGCCCCACTCAAAGTTGTGTAGCTAAGTAttcttgtccatccatccatttcctaccgcttatttccttcggagtcacggggggcgctggaacctatctcatctacaatcgggtggaaggcgggatacaccctggacaagtcgccacctcatcgcagggccaccacagatagacagacaacattcacactcacatcttgTGTCCCATAGAATTAGTTTTCCAGCACTAGCTTACTCTGGCTTACTAAACTTAAACTTAGTTCGTTTGGGTCATAGAAAAGTCAGAAAAACTATTGAATAAATAACATTAGCAATAACCTAACAATATAtttactactatatatatatatatatatatatatatatatatatatatatatatatatatatatatatatatatatatatatatatatatatataaacattaataATAAGTAAACAATATATTGTTACCGAAATACAAAATGtttagtaaaaaatatttttataataatgTATAAAATGCCAGTATAAATACTATTAAAAGTGCTGCcattaaataataacaattacATAACACTATAATTTttcgttttgtaatttttttatttatttttttcgttttAATACATTTAACTTAACTtcataaaaacaattattgacatcaatttttttttttttttttttttactattacaaACATTTTAATAGGCCCATTTGACCCGGGGTGttttttgtctttcttgtttgtcAGTGTTGTTCTATAAATTCAATTTTTGtgactttaaataaataaaaaatgttgcatttattttatacatatatattatctgttatgctttaaaaaaaaataataatacaaatggaaGACACATAAACTCAATCTTCTCGAGgcacatttataaatataaatccaTGTACTTAGATCTGtttttaattgatattttactaattgcaaatgtattatttttataaagcatGATGTAATAGTTATTCAATTAATCTATTATATTTTCGGCATATATTTTAAGGCCGGGCTGTTATGTGCGAGCAGAAAGAGCAGACATTGGCCAGAGTGTGGCAGTCTTCGACAGGACTTCAGTCAGTCCCTCCCTCTTACACAATGACGTTTCACACAATAAAGCAGTCATTTCCACACAGTCTTCGCTGCAGGAACATCGACTGCTGTTGTCTCTCCTCATCATTTTGTTGGGATTaacaccgatttttttttttttttactataaattgGGTGAAATATGGATTTTAAGACGATGCCGCGTCAAGTTCTGTTGTTCATCTTAATCACCTCTTTCTTGTCCGTGCTCGGCCAAGTCAGCTACTCGATCCCGGAGGAACTGGAGAAAGGATCTTTGGTGTCTAACGTGGCTCAGGATTTAGGTTTGGACCTGAAAAGACTGAAATCGGGGCGAGCTCGGATCCATTCAGGAGACAGCACGGAATATATCGAGCTGGAGAAAGAAAGGGGGCTCCTCCTTGTGAAGGAGAGGATAGACAGAGAGACGCTGTGTGGTGAGACGACGCTCTGTGCTTTGCATTTGCAGATGATTTTGGAAAATCCCATGGAATTATTTCGAATTACTATTGAAATCACGGACATTAATGACAATTCTCCCAGCTTCGAATCCAGCAGCAAACGCTTTGAGATCAGCGAGTCCGCCATTATCGGCTCTAAATTTGTGCTAGAGGAAGCAATCGACGCTGATATCGGTGCAAATGGTCTGCAAAGCTACTCACTGACTCCAACTGATAATTTTCATCTTAAAATAGCAAATCAAGCAGATGGTAGTAAAAAGGTGGAGATGATACTGCAGAAGCATCTAGATAGAGAGCAGCAGGAGCAGATTTCATTGTTATTAACAGCCTTTGATGGAGGACAACCACGCAGGTCAGGAACAATGCAGATTAATGTGcatgtgttagatgcaaatgatAACGCTCCAGTGTTCACTAAATCTTCATATAAGGCAACTATTAGTGAAAATGCACCTAAAGGAACCAGTGTAATAACTGTTAGTGCATCCGACAAAGACAGTGGCTCCAATGGGAAAATATCATAttcaataacaaaaaacaagctAAGATTATCAGACCTATTTCAGATAAATAGTGCAACTGGAGAGGTTATTTTATTAGGTGACATCGATTATGAGCGAGCTAAATTATTACAAGTAAATATTGAAGCTGTAGACAATGGAGGACTGTCTGATTCAAGTAAGATTATGATTGATATCATTGATGTTAATGACAACAGTCCTCAAATGAAAATACTTTCTAAATCAGATTCCATTTCTGAGGACTCTGCGGAGAATACTGTTGTTACTATGTTAAGTGTTAATGACCCAGACTCTGGCAGCAATGGAGAAGTTAAGTGCAAAATTAACGAAGATATTCCGTTTAAAATAGAAAAAAGTTTAAATGGATTTTATAGTTTAATGACAGAAGTAGCTTTGGATAGAGAATTAGCATCTCAGTATAGCATCACAGTGATGTGCTCTGATGAGGGAGTGCCCTCCCTCTCCAGCAGCGTCACTCTCACCTTACACATCTCAGATGTGAACGACAACGCACCTGTCTTTGAGAAAAGCTCATATGAGGCCGCCATTGTAGAAAACAACACTCCAGGTCTTTCTATATTCACAGTGAAAGCCAGAGACGCTGACTGGAACCAGAACGCTCGCCTCTCTTACATGCTGGAGGACTCCTCTGTTAACGGAGTGCCAGTCTCCTCATATGTGTCTGTTAGTGCTGATAGTGGAGTCATCCATGCAGTGCGCTCTTTTGACTACGAGCACCTGAAAGAGTTTAATTTCCGCGTCAGAGCTCAGGATGGAGGTTCTCCTCCTCTTAGCAGCAATGTAAGCATCCGCATACTAATCCAGGACCAGAACGACAACGCGCCCCAGGTCCTGTACCCGGTCCAGACTGGTGGCTCGGTGCTGGCTGAAATGGTGCCTCGTTCAGCAGATGTGGGCTATCTGGTGACTAAAGTGGTGGCTGTTGATGTGGACTCTGGACAGAACGCCTGGCTCTCCTATAAAGTGCACAAAGCCACAGACAGGGCGCTGTTTGAAGTGGGCCTACACAATGGAGAAATAAGAACTGTCCGCCAAGTCACTGATAAAGATGCCGTCAAACAAAGACTGAGTGTTCTAGTGGAGGACAACGGGCAGCCCTCTCGTTCAGCTACAGTCATTGTTAACGTGGCGGTGGCGGACAGCTTCCCTGAAGTGCTGTCAGAGTTCACTGACTTTAGCATGCACGACAAGGAGTACAATGACAAGCTGACTTTTTACTTAGTCTTGGCTTTGGCTGTGGTCTCCTTCCTCTTCATCACCTGCTTGCTGCTCATCATATCAGTCAAAGTGTACAGGTGGAGACAGTCTCGCGTCCTGTACCACTCCAACCTCCCTGTCATTCCATATTATCCACCACGTTACTCAGACACTTTGGGGACAGGGACTCTCCAACACGTGTACAATTACGAGGTGTGCAGGACCACCGACTCCAGAAAAAGTGACTTTAAGTTGGACAGAGCTGCTAGTCACAACGTGCTGGTGATGGACCCCAGTTCTACAGGAACCATGCAGAAGATACACAGTGAAAGGAACATCCTGGATGAACCCGACTCTCCTTTAGAGGTTGGTTATTTGTGCTTTATTTAATTTATTGAATATTTACAATGTTTGCCTTTCTTTGATTGATTGTAACCCACCATAATGTATTGCACCAGGCATCCTCGGAATAtttgtgacagtatattgtcactgtCTGATGTCAGTTAAATATTCCAATCTGGAAGTTAGTGTCAGGAATCCACGCATGTTTACATTACTTGTTTGTGGTGAGCATTTTAAAACAAACTGGCATGAGTCAAGCATTCTTAATTCTCCAAAATTATACTTTAGCTATTTATTTCCAGATGAACCATTATCTAATTGGACGTTGCTAAATATCATACTAAATGCCATattatgggcctgatctactaaaggtgggAATGTACtaaaataaaacacatgcaaacttaatagcacacgaaaagctgatctactaaactgtcTCTCTTAAGTGAGTAGAATAAGGAGTGCATTCATTCTAGTGTGTCTGTCTCATGaacatgcagaatatatgctgatcattagaACGGCCACAATTCTCAGAGAAGaaaatgttattataattattcagCAGGCACAGTGTGAATCATGAAGTCTGATAATTTTTCTGTGAGCGctattttgcgtctttatttatCACGTCGGAAAAATATGTTCAAACTGACACGGTTACACACATTAATGTGAGAAAGAAGGTGCTCGGTTTCAAAGACAGGACGATAGACAAATAATCCTCCGTCCAAcgtgtgtgaagtgaagtgaagtgaattatatttatatagcgcttttctctagtgactcaaagcgctttacataatgaaaacccaacatctaagttacatttataaatatgtatgtgtcaacatatttggactgtcatgaataaaaaaaatattagacatatttttattcagcaatatcatcgCATAttgttatagctgctggatgactaaaGGGCTGTTCAAAACTAATTTAAATTGATACGTTTTGATGTCTGCTGGTGTTTgttttcaatgcctttttttttttacatcagaaatatataattatatgccTCCTGTATTAAAATTgttttgcaatatgcattttcttgcatttggATCATCCCAGACGCATGAATGCGCTAGGGTGCGGTGATGGTCACTGTTCTAAAAATAGTTTATGTTGTCTGTAGATTGTGATTCTGTATTGCAGAAAAGGTGTTTGCAGATTATAGATGCGTGCTGCTAGTTCCACTACATCGCACACAGGTTGGAGAGCAAAATAACATGAAAGGGGAGTGCACATGATATCAGTAGCACACGCAAAACCTtagtttaaataaggcggtctgcactactttttaattgcacacacagtcttagCAGATCGCACGCAACACACCCCATGTTTATAGTTTGCACGCGCTGATTAGTTTATTATTAGttcattattcttcggtcaatggtcaacaaaataaacaaaataaacaaacagttgtacattcatagattgaaaatgaaaatgttgcagaccgaaagggtttaggctgaagttgaacactttaagcgcctaaccctataaacaatgtcaagtacaagatgaacttccgaaaattatgaaatgtcttttgtacaacatattataaatacacattatacacaacataaacacagttcaattatatacacagtaaaggcatgtgaaatatccttatacgcgtgttaaacctttgtaccaatttatatactatatacaaacaattatacttccattattatttatatcccacatttagtattttaattaacattgatcatagtattaactactgtgttgattcaagagtgatatatttttccaagacattggtcttaaagtgttttttaaatgtgtgaatggacctggaacattttaaggaatcatccaagctgttccacagttgaaccccctgacagaaacacatctactttttaagcttgtttttatgtttgctttctggaagacagctgaacctctgaggtcataagGATTCTCtttgggtttgaacctctcctgtagacacccaggcagcatgtggttatgagctttgtacgtcacaatagcagtgttgaggtcaacaagatcatgcagttgtaatgtttttaatttaataaacagagcattggtatggtcatgataatctgcataatttgcaattctaatcgctttcttttgaagtaagaatatagagttgatgtttgttttgtaattgttaccccagatttcaacacaataattaagataagggagtacgaaagaattatataacatattaagagccttttgatttacggagtttttgattttatgtaacatagcaatattttttgccatctttgtcttaagtatatttatgtacagtttccaatttaatttatcatttatatagattcccaaaaatgttgttgaattttagcgtgtggtgtttggatcttagtagaccaGGCCCTATGTCTTTTGCAACCATAAGAGggtcagtggaagaatggccgtgcgcgacccgagggtccctggttcaatccccacctagtaccaacctcgtcatgtccgttgtgtcctgagcaagacacttcacccttgctcctgatggctgctggttagcgccttgcatggcagctccctccatcagtgtgtgaatgtgtgtgtgaatgggtaaatgtggaagtagtgtcaaagcgctttgagtaccttgaaggtagaaaagcgctatacaagtacaacccatttatcatttatcatttaatttagtGCCATTAACAGTGACAGTACAGCTGTAGAGAGGGTCaactcagcaccatggacagtggCAGTGCGGCTGCAGCTAGGGTcaattcagcaccatggacagtggCAGTGCAGCTGCAGAGAGCAGTGTGTGTCCTACTTTTGAATCCTCCATCCTCATTGAAGTTTAAACCCTTTGCTGGCTGCAAATAAGTGATTCgtcacataatatatgtttttattatatctACACATGCTGGTATTTTAATTCTATTTCATATTTATACTATTTAACGTTAGTACTACTTTATTACCTACCATAACTGGATGCTGCTTTGTttttatagtgttttttttattttttatttggctTCTTGGTGTAGTTCTTATTTTTCATCTCACAGGGGCGCTGTTGGCATATAAACTGAGATTCAAATGCATGGAGGGGGTGTTTTTTTCTGTTCTTTGTCCTGCCCTGTGTTGGCCATTGCAGAGATTTAACAGTCATAGCTGGTGAGGCGAACAGTGAGGactgactattttatttaaattgttcgTTGATTGCATTCGGATTATTGGATTATAATTtctggagggggaaaaaaaaggacaCCCGGACTAAACAATGAGACGGCAAGTACTGTTGTTCCTCTCGGCTTTGTGCCTTTCATATGTGCTCGGCCAGGTCAGCTATTCCATCCCTGAAGAAATGTCCAAAGGTTCCGTGGTTGGTAACGTAGTGCATGATTTAGGTCTAGATCTTAAGAGGATGAGATCTGGCAAGGCTCGTGTTTATACCGGCCGCAGTGTGGAGTACATTGGCCTGAATAGAGAAAGAGGAGTCCTGCTTGTACAAGAGAGGATAGACAGGGAGGCTTTGTGTGGAGAGAGCACGCCGTGTGCTTTGCATTTCCAGCTCATTTTGGAGAATCCAATGGAGCTGTTCCGTGTTACAGTGGAGATCACTGACATAAACGACAACACGCCCAGTTTTACCAACGCTGAAAAGCGTGTTGAAATCAGTGAGTCTGCCGTCATAGGATCCAAATTCATACTAGAGAAAGCGATCGATTTGGACATCGGCATGAACGGCTTGCAGCAATACACACTCACCCCCGCTGACAACTTTGCCTTGAAATTAGAGAATGAGGCTGATGGAAGTAAGAAGGTAGAAATGGTGCTGCAGAAGCCTCTCGATCGAGAAAAGCAGAATGATATAAGACTTTTGCTCACTGCTAGTGATGGAGGCGAGCCGCGCCTGTCAGGCACCGTGCAGATATTAGTTCATGTACTCGACGCCAATGACAATGCACCCACATTTGAAAAACGTATTTATAAATGCAAAATACTTGAAAATGCTGCCAAGGGAACAAGTGTAACAACTGTGAGTGCTTCTGATAAAGACATTGGCGCAAATGGAGACGTATCATATCTAATATCTCCAAGCAAACGCTTTCTAGCGGATATTTTTAATATTAACTCTCAAACAGGCGTGATCACCCTCGTAGGTGACATAGATCATGAAAAGGTGACGTCCTATCAAATAGACGTGGAAGTGGTCGACACGGGAGGTCTGTCTGACTCATCCAAGGTGGTGGTTGACGTCATCGATGTGAACGACAACAGCCCTCACATAAATATTGTTTCGAAATCAGACTCAATATTAGAAGACTCGCCTCCTAACACTGTTATTGCAATGTTAAGTGTGAACGATCCAGATTCTGCAAATAATGGAAAGGTCGAGTGTGTCATTGAGGATAACACTCCCTTTAAAATACAATCTTCATTGAATGGATTTTATACTTTGGTTACAGAGGTAGATTTAGACAGAGAGATATCTAGTGAGTATAACATCACAGTGATGTGCTCCGATGAGGGAGTGCCCTCCCTCTCCAGCAGCGTCACTCTCACCTTACACATCTCAGATGTGAACGACAACGCACCTGTCTTTGAGAGGAGCTCTTACGAGGCCTCCATTGTAGAAAACAACACTCCAGGTCTTTCTATATTCACAGTGAAAGCCAGAGATGCTGACTGGAACCAGAACGCTCGCCTCTCTTACATGCTGGAGGACTCCTCTGTTAACGGAGTGCCAGTCTCCTCATATGTGTCTGTTAGTGCTGATAGTGGAGTCATCCATGCAGTGCGCTCTTTTGACTACGAGCACCTGAAAGAGTTTAATTTCCGCGTCAGAGCTCAGGATGGAGGTTCTCCTCCTCTCAGCAGCAACGTGAGCGTCCGCATCCTGATCCAGGACCAGAACGACAACGCCCCCCAGGTCCTGTACCCGGTCCAGACGGGTGGCTCGGTGCTGGCTGAAATGGTGCCTCGTTCAGCAGATGTGGGCTATCTGGTGACTAAAGTGGTGGCTGTGGATGTGGACTCTGGACAGAACGCCTGGCTCTCCTATAAAGTGCACAAAGCCACAGACAGGGCGCTGTTTGAAGTGGGCCTACACAATGGAGAAATAAGAACTGTCCGCCAAGTCACTGATAAAGATGCCGTCAAACAAAGACTGAGTGTTCTAGTGGAGGACAACGGGCAGCCCTCTCGTTCAGCTACAGTCAATGTTAACGTGGCGGTGGCGGACAGCTTCCCTGAAGTGCTGTCAGAGTTCACTGACTTTAGCATGCACGACAAGGAGTACAATGACAAGCTGACTTTTTACTTAGT harbors:
- the LOC133583008 gene encoding protocadherin beta-16-like → MRRQVLLFLSALCLSYVLGQVSYSIPEEMSKGSVVGNVVHDLGLDLKRMRSGKARVYTGRSVEYIGLNRERGVLLVQERIDREALCGESTPCALHFQLILENPMELFRVTVEITDINDNTPSFTNAEKRVEISESAVIGSKFILEKAIDLDIGMNGLQQYTLTPADNFALKLENEADGSKKVEMVLQKPLDREKQNDIRLLLTASDGGEPRLSGTVQILVHVLDVNDNAPTFEKRIYKAKLFENAAKGTSVTTVSASDKDIGANGDVSYLISPSKRFLADIFNINSQTGVITLVGDIDHEKVTSYQIDVEVVDTGGLSDSSKVVVDVIDVNDNSPHINIVSKSDSILEDSPPNTVIAMLSVNDPDSENNGKVECVIEDNTPFKIQSSLNGFYTLVTEVDLDKEISSEYNITVMCSDEGVPSLSSSVTLTLHISDVNDNAPVFERSSYEASIVENNTPGLSIFTVKARDADWNQNARLSYMLEDSSVNGVPVSSYVSVSADSGVIHAVRSFDYEHLKEFNFRVRAQDGGSPPLSSNVSVRILIQDQNDNAPQVLYPVQTGGSVLAEMVPRSADVGYLVTKVVAVDVDSGQNAWLSYKVHKATDRALFEVGLHNGEIRTVRQVTDKDAVKQRLSVLVEDNGQPSRSATVIVNVAVADSFPEVLSEFTDFSMHDKEYNDKLTFYLVLALAVVSFLFITCLLLIISVKVYRWRQSRVLYHSNLPVIPYYPPRYSDTLGTGTLQHVYNYEVCRTTDSRKSDFKLDRAASHNVLVMDPSSTGTMQKIHSERNILDELDSPLEVGH
- the LOC140677571 gene encoding protocadherin beta-16-like; its protein translation is MDFKTMPRQVLLFILITSFLSVLGQVSYSIPEELEKGSLVSNVAQDLGLDLKRLKSGRARIHSGDSTEYIELEKERGLLLVKERIDRETLCGETTLCALHLQMILENPMELFRITIEITDINDNSPSFESSSKRFEISESAIIGSKFVLEEAIDADIGANGLQSYSLTPTDNFHLKIANQADGSKKVEMILQKHLDREQQEQISLLLTAFDGGQPRRSGTMQINVHVLDANDNAPVFTKSSYKATISENAPKGTSVITVSASDKDSGSNGKISYSITKNKLRLSDLFQINSATGEVILLGDIDYERAKLLQVNIEAVDNGGLSDSSKIMIDIIDVNDNSPQMKILSKSDSISEDSAENTVVTMLSVNDPDSGSNGEVKCKINEDIPFKIEKSLNGFYSLMTEVALDRELASQYSITVMCSDEGVPSLSSSVTLTLHISDVNDNAPVFEKSSYEAAIVENNTPGLSIFTVKARDADWNQNARLSYMLEDSSVNGVPVSSYVSVSADSGVIHAVRSFDYEHLKEFNFRVRAQDGGSPPLSSNVSIRILIQDQNDNAPQVLYPVQTGGSVLAEMVPRSADVGYLVTKVVAVDVDSGQNAWLSYKVHKATDRALFEVGLHNGEIRTVRQVTDKDAVKQRLSVLVEDNGQPSRSATVIVNVAVADSFPEVLSEFTDFSMHDKEYNDKLTFYLVLALAVVSFLFITCLLLIISVKVYRWRQSRVLYHSNLPVIPYYPPRYSDTLGTGTLQHVYNYEVCRTTDSRKSDFKLDRAASHNVLVMDPSSTGTMQKIHSERNILDEPDSPLEVGYLCFI
- the LOC140677572 gene encoding protocadherin beta-16-like, producing MRRQVLLFLSALCLSYVLGQVSYSIPEEMSKGSVVGNVVHDLGLDLKRMRSGKARVYTGRSVEYIGLNRERGVLLVQERIDREALCGESTPCALHFQLILENPMELFRVTVEITDINDNTPSFTNAEKRVEISESAVIGSKFILEKAIDLDIGMNGLQQYTLTPADNFALKLENEADGSKKVEMVLQKPLDREKQNDIRLLLTASDGGEPRLSGTVQILVHVLDANDNAPTFEKRIYKCKILENAAKGTSVTTVSASDKDIGANGDVSYLISPSKRFLADIFNINSQTGVITLVGDIDHEKVTSYQIDVEVVDTGGLSDSSKVVVDVIDVNDNSPHINIVSKSDSILEDSPPNTVIAMLSVNDPDSANNGKVECVIEDNTPFKIQSSLNGFYTLVTEVDLDREISSEYNITVMCSDEGVPSLSSSVTLTLHISDVNDNAPVFERSSYEASIVENNTPGLSIFTVKARDADWNQNARLSYMLEDSSVNGVPVSSYVSVSADSGVIHAVRSFDYEHLKEFNFRVRAQDGGSPPLSSNVSVRILIQDQNDNAPQVLYPVQTGGSVLAEMVPRSADVGYLVTKVVAVDVDSGQNAWLSYKVHKATDRALFEVGLHNGEIRTVRQVTDKDAVKQRLSVLVEDNGQPSRSATVNVNVAVADSFPEVLSEFTDFSMHDKEYNDKLTFYLVLALAVVSFLFITCLLLIISVKVYRWRQSRVLYHSNLPVIPYYPPRYSDTLGTGTLQHVYNYEVCRTTDSRKSDFKLDRAASHNVLVMDPSSTGTMQKIHSERNILDELDSPLEVGH